Proteins from a genomic interval of Maniola jurtina chromosome 8, ilManJurt1.1, whole genome shotgun sequence:
- the LOC123867347 gene encoding sphingosine-1-phosphate lyase — protein MSERPQPLKAVNRIFEGKEPWQIVTMTASSVLAIVWAHSLYNGRESVPVRLRKEFFRWLRQVPFVRRKIEDKMSEIKKGFKKDVAKRLAGVTVYRQLPEDGFTAEQVAEEIRQHLVLGAYDWKGGNVSGAVYHVNEDISNVACQAYAVTAYTNPLHADVFPGINKMEAEIVRITVNLFNGDEECCGTVTTGGTESIMMACKAFRDLAYSKGITNPQMVLPSTAHTAFDKAAQYLGIGIVTVPVSSDTYTVDLDAVQRAIGRRTCMIVGSAPNFPYGTMDDIKALSDIAVEYDVPLHVDACLGGFIAAFMPRAGHDVPLFDFRLPGVASISADTHKYGYAPKGTSVIVYRKPEYRHCQYTVSTEWPGGVYGSPTVNGSRAGGLIAACWATLMFVGHSRYVAMADEVISTARYIEAGLRKIEGLFIFGKPATTVVAFGSKRFDIFKLADELHKRGWSLNTLQFPSGIHIAVTHAHTQSGVADRFLADVQTATKICLKEGSEPVQGKMAIYGVAQSIPDRSLVSDITKHFIDSMYYLPKPEDNEEKN, from the exons ATGAGTGAGCGGCCGCAGCCCCTGAAGGCTGTAAACAGGATTTTTGAAGGGAAAGAGCCATGGCAGATTGTGACaatgactgcatcatcagtgCTGGCTATAGTTTGGGCACACAGCTTGTATAATGGAAGAGAGA GTGTCCCAGTGAGGTTACGGAAGGAATTCTTCAGATGGCTCCGACAAGTCCCCTTTGTGAGGAGGAAGATAGAAGACAAGATGTCAGAAATAAAGAAAGGCTTCAAGAAAGACGTCGCGAAGCGTCTAGCTGGCGTGACAGTCTACAGGCAACTGCCCGAAGATGGGTTCACAGCCGAGCAAGTGGCTGAGGAGATCAGGCAACACCTTGTTTTGG GTGCTTACGACTGGAAAGGCGGCAACGTCTCCGGCGCAGTGTACCACGTCAACGAAGACATCAGCAACGTGGCGTGCCAGGCCTACGCTGTCACCGCCTACACGAACCCGCTCCACGCGGACGTCTTCCCCGGCATCAACAAGATGGAGGCCGAGATCGTCCGCATCACTGTTAATTTGTTCAACGGTGATGAAGAGTGCTGTGGCACA GTAACCACGGGAGGTACAGAGTCCATTATGATGGCATGCAAAGCATTCCGAGACCTGGCCTACAGTAAAGGCATAACCAATCCTCAGATGGTCTTGCCTTCGACCGCACATACGGCTTTCGACAAGGCAGCCCAGTATCTAGGCATTGGCATAGTAACTGTGCCTGTATCATCTGACACTTATACAGTTGACTTGGACGCTGTTCAGAGAGCTATTGGAAGAAGGACATGTATG ATAGTAGGGTCGGCACCTAACTTTCCGTACGGCACGATGGACGACATAAAGGCGCTGTCAGACATCGCAGTGGAGTACGACGTGCCCTTGCACGTGGACGCGTGTCTGGGGGGCTTCATAGCCGCGTTCATGCCGCGCGCCGGACACGACGTGCCTCTGTTCGACTTCAGGCTGCCCGGCGTCGCGAGCATATCCGCCGATACACACAAG TATGGTTACGCGCCGAAAGGCACCTCAGTCATAGTGTACCGCAAGCCGGAGTACCGCCACTGTCAGTACACTGTCAGCACCGAGTGGCCGGGCGGCGTGTACGGCTCGCCCACTGTCAACG GCAGTCGCGCGGGCGGGCTGATCGCGGCGTGCTGGGCCACGCTGATGTTCGTGGGCCACTCACGCTACGTGGCGATGGCGGACGAGGTCATCAGCACCGCCAGATACATCGAAGCCGG GCTCCGCAAGATCGAAGGCCTGTTCATCTTCGGCAAGCCCGCGACTACGGTGGTGGCGTTTGGCTCCAAGCGCTTCGACATCTTCAAGCTGGCGGACGAGCTGCACAAGAGGGGCTGGAGCCTCAACACGCTGCAGTTTCCATCGGG GATTCACATCGCAGtaacgcacgcacacacacagtCCGGGGTCGCGGACCGCTTTCTCGCAGACGTGCAGACTGCGACGAAGATTTGTCTCAAGGAAGGCTCCGAGCCTGTACAGGGGAAG
- the LOC123867508 gene encoding ras suppressor protein 1: MSHPPSVSCIPNTAKMSKAKKVIEEAKEINNPEIDLVDKGISSLDEIPGLFSLENITRLTLSHNKLSVAPAGLANLINLEILNLANNHIEELPVSLSSLPKLRILNVSLNRLYTLPRGFGAFPVLEILDLTYNNLKEQTLPGNFFMMESLRALYLGDNDFEYLPPEIGNLKNLQILSLRENDLIEVPRELGQLLRLRELHLQGNRLVVLPPEIGALDLASNKSVLRLEGNFWVPHIEDQLKLGPSHVLDYLRSETYRVLYSRHMSAKPPPPPQTLDKSKKASRARS, encoded by the exons ATGAGTCACCCTCCGTCAGTTTCCTGTATTCCGAACACAGCTAAAATGTCGAAAGCTAAAAAAGTTATTGAAGAAGCGAAGGAAATAAACAATCCTGAAATCGATTTGGTCGACAAAGGAATCTCCAGCCTCGATGAAATACCAGGACTGT TTAGTCTGGAAAACATAACCCGTTTGACGCTAAGTCACAACAAGTTGTCAGTAGCCCCCGCAGGTCTTGCAAATCTCATAAATCTTGAAATTCTCAATCTTGCTAACAACCATATTGAAGAACTCCCGGTCAGTCTTTCTTCTTTGCCGAAGCTTCGTATCCTAAATGTGTCTCTCAATAGACTGTACACACTGCCGAGGGGCTTTGGAGCATTTCCGGTGTTGGAAATTTTGGACCTTACATATAATAATTTGAAGGAACAGACCTTGCCTGGGAATTTCTTTATGATGG AAAGTCTCAGGGCCTTATATCTTGGAGACAATGACTTTGAATATCTACCACCAGAGATTGGCAACCTGAAGAATTTACaaatt TTATCTCTACGAGAGAACGATCTGATCGAAGTGCCACGTGAGCTGGGGCAGCTGCTCCGACTGAGAGAATTGCATCTGCAGGGCAACAGGCTGGTTGTGTTGCCGCCCGAGATTG GTGCACTGGACCTGGCCAGCAACAAGTCAGTCCTGCGGCTGGAGGGCAACTTCTGGGTTCCGCACATCGAGGACCAGCTCAAACTGGGCCCTTCACATGTGCTGGACTACTTGCGCTCCGAGACTTACAGAGT GCTGTACAGCCGCCACATGTCGGCcaagccgccgccgccgccgcagaCGCTCGACAAGAGCAAAAAGGCCAGCCGCGCTCGATCCTAG
- the LOC123867507 gene encoding nuclear envelope integral membrane protein 1 isoform X2: MEPRVYLVFLILFVIAHVNSLPYDVHWLSGATTIERDIQPSKQTVDIYCYTGTPKNLFALWQTVKFNIKIKNDEFSQYLGDDPEQVYKDYKEDSYGWAVINPFQKKSYRTVSLDLFTATCMAVNTREKHKIELNVQRVDLWRVLTMVLGLSLIFSSRALCGNPVFFYLCGIVVGVSASFMVLVYYVSKLLPKKTLTYGILIGGWTVGVYLFQQVWENVSSIVSTYQTYLVWYTLLMGFISFVVCYRIGPPQNQRSKNLVMWTLQIVGTLVTFFSSQYQEASAAIIIAALTAKYFPQSLLLALKGYWHRRFPPKPRLLTSEEYFEQGARETKHALDSLRKYCSSPDCAQWNIMLKLSDAKRFIEGNSHLSDDEVMDYESYAFSMERSKPIANSTRNHLEISDDDSSECDD, encoded by the exons ATGGAACCGAGAGTGTACTTagtatttttgatattatttgttattgCTCACGTAAACTCGCTACCTTACGATG TACACTGGCTCAGCGGTGCCACCACAATAGAACGCGACATTCAACCTTCAAAACAAACTGTAGATATTTATTGTTATACCGGAACGCCGAAAAACTTATTCGCCTTGTGGCAAACAGTTAAA TTTaatataaagataaaaaatgATGAATTCAGCCAGTACTTGGGTGATGACCCTGAACAAGTGTACAAAGACTACAAAGAAGACAGCTACGGCTGGGCAGTCATCAACCCCTTCCAGAAGAAGTCCTATAGGACTGTGTCACTTGATCTATTTACTGCCACATGTATGGCAGTTAACACAAGAGAGAAACATAAGATTGAGTTGAATGTACAAA GGGTGGACTTATGGCGTGTTCTCACGATGGTGCTAGGGCTGTCCCTCATATTCTCGTCCCGCGCGCTGTGTGGCAACCCTGTGTTCTTCTATCTGTGCGGCATTGTCGTGGGGGTCTCTGCCTCGTTCATGGTTCTGGTGTATTATGTTAGCAAGTTATTGCCAAAG AAAACATTAACCTACGGTATCCTCATAGGCGGTTGGACAGTGGGAGTGTACCTTTTCCAACAAGTGTGGGAGAATGTTAGCAGTATTGTATCCACATACCAGACGTACTTGGTATGGTATACCCTCCTCATGGGTTTCATCAGTTTTGTGGTGTGCTACCGGATTGGGCCTCCGCAGAACCAGAGAAGCAAGAACCTTGTTATGTGGACTTTGCAG ATAGTGGGAACGTTGGTGACTTTCTTCAGTAGTCAATACCAAGAAGCGTCAGCAGCGATCATCATCGCGGCTCTGACGGCCAAATACTTCCCGCAGTCGCTGCTGCTGGCCCTAAAGGGATACTG GCATCGCAGATTCCCGCCCAAACCTCGGCTGCTCACCAGCGAAGAGTACTTCGAGCAAGGCGCGCGCGAAACCAAGCACGCGCTCGACAGCTTGCGCAAGTACTGCTCCAGCCCGGACTGCGCGCAGTGGAACATCATGCTCAAACTGAGCGACGCCAAGCG CTTTATAGAAGGCAACTCGCATCTAAGCGACGACGAAGTAATGGACTACGAGTCGTACGCCTTCTCCATGGAGCGCTCCAAGCCTATCGCCAACTCCACCAGGAACCACCTCGAGATCTCTGATGACGACTCCTCGGAATGCGATGATTGA
- the LOC123867507 gene encoding nuclear envelope integral membrane protein 1 isoform X1, with the protein MEPRVYLVFLILFVIAHVNSLPYDVHWLSGATTIERDIQPSKQTVDIYCYTGTPKNLFALWQTVKFNIKIKNDEFSQYLGDDPEQVYKDYKEDSYGWAVINPFQKKSYRTVSLDLFTATCMAVNTREKHKIELNVQRVDLWRVLTMVLGLSLIFSSRALCGNPVFFYLCGIVVGVSASFMVLVYYVSKLLPKKTLTYGILIGGWTVGVYLFQQVWENVSSIVSTYQTYLVWYTLLMGFISFVVCYRIGPPQNQRSKNLVMWTLQIVGTLVTFFSSQYQEASAAIIIAALTAKYFPQSLLLALKGYWHRRFPPKPRLLTSEEYFEQGARETKHALDSLRKYCSSPDCAQWNIMLKLSDAKRFASFIEGNSHLSDDEVMDYESYAFSMERSKPIANSTRNHLEISDDDSSECDD; encoded by the exons ATGGAACCGAGAGTGTACTTagtatttttgatattatttgttattgCTCACGTAAACTCGCTACCTTACGATG TACACTGGCTCAGCGGTGCCACCACAATAGAACGCGACATTCAACCTTCAAAACAAACTGTAGATATTTATTGTTATACCGGAACGCCGAAAAACTTATTCGCCTTGTGGCAAACAGTTAAA TTTaatataaagataaaaaatgATGAATTCAGCCAGTACTTGGGTGATGACCCTGAACAAGTGTACAAAGACTACAAAGAAGACAGCTACGGCTGGGCAGTCATCAACCCCTTCCAGAAGAAGTCCTATAGGACTGTGTCACTTGATCTATTTACTGCCACATGTATGGCAGTTAACACAAGAGAGAAACATAAGATTGAGTTGAATGTACAAA GGGTGGACTTATGGCGTGTTCTCACGATGGTGCTAGGGCTGTCCCTCATATTCTCGTCCCGCGCGCTGTGTGGCAACCCTGTGTTCTTCTATCTGTGCGGCATTGTCGTGGGGGTCTCTGCCTCGTTCATGGTTCTGGTGTATTATGTTAGCAAGTTATTGCCAAAG AAAACATTAACCTACGGTATCCTCATAGGCGGTTGGACAGTGGGAGTGTACCTTTTCCAACAAGTGTGGGAGAATGTTAGCAGTATTGTATCCACATACCAGACGTACTTGGTATGGTATACCCTCCTCATGGGTTTCATCAGTTTTGTGGTGTGCTACCGGATTGGGCCTCCGCAGAACCAGAGAAGCAAGAACCTTGTTATGTGGACTTTGCAG ATAGTGGGAACGTTGGTGACTTTCTTCAGTAGTCAATACCAAGAAGCGTCAGCAGCGATCATCATCGCGGCTCTGACGGCCAAATACTTCCCGCAGTCGCTGCTGCTGGCCCTAAAGGGATACTG GCATCGCAGATTCCCGCCCAAACCTCGGCTGCTCACCAGCGAAGAGTACTTCGAGCAAGGCGCGCGCGAAACCAAGCACGCGCTCGACAGCTTGCGCAAGTACTGCTCCAGCCCGGACTGCGCGCAGTGGAACATCATGCTCAAACTGAGCGACGCCAAGCG ATTCGCAAGCTTTATAGAAGGCAACTCGCATCTAAGCGACGACGAAGTAATGGACTACGAGTCGTACGCCTTCTCCATGGAGCGCTCCAAGCCTATCGCCAACTCCACCAGGAACCACCTCGAGATCTCTGATGACGACTCCTCGGAATGCGATGATTGA